The following proteins are encoded in a genomic region of Vidua macroura isolate BioBank_ID:100142 chromosome 10, ASM2450914v1, whole genome shotgun sequence:
- the ACSL3 gene encoding fatty acid CoA ligase Acsl3, which produces MKLKHNINPVLLQFINFIVLVYSLVTYIPWYILSGSKQAIAKAKQVKARPVNNKPGGAYRSVNSLHCLASVLYPGCDTLDKVFKYAKTKYKDKKLLGTREILKEEDEIQPSGKVFKKVILGKYTWLSYEDVYIKAVNFGNGLAVLGQQPKTNIAIFCETRAEWMIAAQACFMCNYQLVTLYATLGGPAIVHGLNETEVTTIITSKELMQTKLKEIVSQVPLLRHIITVDGKPTTWSEFPKGVIVHTMASVQAMGAKADTGNKQPSRPVPSDIAVIMYTSGSTGIPKGVMISHCNIIAGITGMAERIPNLGEKDIYIGYLPLAHVLELSAELVCLSHGCRIGYSSPQTLADQSSKIKKGSKGDVTTLKPTLMAAVPEIMDRIYKNVMNKVNEMTSFQRNLFILAYNYKMEQISKGYTTPLCDSLIFRKVRMLLGGKIRVLLCGGAPLSAATQRFMNICFCCPVGQGYGLTESAGAGTITEVWDYTTGRVGAPLVCCEIKLMNWEEGGYYNTDKPYPRGEILIGGQNVTVGYYKNEARTRKDFSVDENGQRWLHTGDIGEFHHDGCLKIIDRKKDLVKLQAGEYVSLGKVEAALKNLPLVDNICAYASSFHSYVIGFVVPNQKELAELARKKGFKGTWEEICNSPEMEKEVLKVLAEAAMAANLEKFEIPVKIRLSPDPWTPETGLVTDAFKLKRKELTAFYQTDIDRMYGKNVK; this is translated from the exons ATGAAGTTGAAGCATAACATCAACCCTGTTCTTTTACAGTTTATAAACTTCATAGTCCTGGTGTACTCCCTTGTAACGTACATTCCATGGTACATACTTTCAGGATCAAAGCAGGCTATAGCAAAAGCCAAGCAGGTTAAAGCCAGACCTGTGAATAACAAGCCTGGGGGTGCATACAGATCTGTGAACAGTCTGCATTGCTTAGCTTCAGTTTTATATCCTGGGTGTGATACACTCGACAAAGTCTTTAAATACGCTAAAACTAAATATAAGGACAAAAAACTCTTGGGAACACGTGAAATTCTGAAAGAGGAAGATGAAATCCAGCCGTCaggaaaagtttttaaaaag GTCATCCTTGGCAAGTACACCTGGCTTTCTTACGAAGATGTGTACATTAAAGCTGTTAATTTTGGAAATGGCTTAGCAGTCTTGGGTCAGCAGCCAAAGACTAACATTGCTATCTTCTGTGAGACCAGAGCTGAGTGGATGATTGCAGCCCAGGCCTGCTTTATGTGCAACTACCAGC ttGTTACTCTGTACGCCACGCTGGGGGGCCCAGCAATAGTTCATGGGCTGAATGAAACAGAAGTGACCACCATCATTACTAGTAAAGAGCTGATGCAAACAAAATTGAAG gaaATTGTTTCTCAAGTTCCACTACTGCGACACATAATTACAGTGGATGGCAAACCCACAACGTGGTCAGAGTTCCCCAAGGGTGTCATTGTTCACACCATGGCATCTGTGCAAGCCATGGGGGCCAAGGCAGACACTG GAAACAAGCAGCCATCCAGGCCTGTGCCCTCAGATATTGCAGTGATCATGTACACAAGTGGATCCACAGGAATTCCCAAAGGAGTTATGATCTCCCATTGCAACATAATTGCTGGGATAACTGGAATGGCTGAGAGGATCCCAAACCTGGG GGAAAAAGACATTTATATTGGGTACCTGCCCCTTGCCCATGTTCTGGAGCTGAGTGCTGAGCTTGTGTGTCTGTCTCACGGGTGCCGCATCGGTTACTCTTCCCCTCAGACGTTGGCTGACCAG TCTTCTAAGATaaagaaaggaagcaaaggGGATGTTACTACACTGAAGCCAACTCTAATGGCAGCAGTTCCA GAAATTATGGATCGAATCTACAAAAACGTCATGAATAAAGTGAATGAAATGACCAGTTTCCAGAGGAATCTATTTATATTGGCCTACAACTACAAAATGGAACAGATTTCCAAAGGTTACACTACCCCACTCTGTGACAG CCTTATCTTCCGCAAGGTGCGGATGCTGCTGGGCGGGAAGATCCGCGTGCTGCTGTGCGGCGGCGCCCCGCTCTCGGCGGCCACGCAGCGCTTCATGAACATCTGCTTCTGCTGCCCCGTGGGGCAGGGCTACGGCCTCACCGAGTCCGCCGGGGCTGGCACCATCACCGAAG TTTGGGACTACACTACAGGAAGAGTGGGAGCACCTTTGGTCTGTTGTGAAATCAAGTTAATGAACTGGGAAGAAG GTGGATATTACAATACTGATAAACCATATCCTAGAGGTGAGATCCTTATTGGAGGGCAGAATGTGACTGTGGGCTACTACAAAAATGAAGCACGAACCAGAAAGGATTTCAGTGTTGATGAGAATGGGCAGAGGTGGCTCCATACTGGAGACATTGGAGAGTTTCATCATGATGGATGTCTAAAAATTATTG ATCGCAAAAAGGATCTTGTAAAACTACAGGCAGGAGAATATGTTTCTCTTGGCAAAGTAGAAGCAGCTCTGAAGAATCTCCCACTGGTGGATAATATTTGTGCATATGCAAGCAG CTTCCATTCTTATGTCATTGGATTTGTTGTGCCAAATCAAAAGGAGCTTGCAGAACTAGCCcgaaaaaaaggatttaaaggAACTTGGGAAGAGATCTGTAACAGTCCTGAGATGGAAAAAGAGGTTCTGAAGGTGCTGGCTGAGGCTGCCATGGCAG CAAACCTGGAGAAGTTTGAAATCCCAGTGAAGATCCGTTTGAGCCCTGATCCTTGGACCCCAGAGACTGGTCTGGTGACGGACGCGTTCAAACTGAAGCGCAAGGAGCTGACGGCGTTCTATCAAACGGACATTGATCGAATGTACGGCAAAAACGTCAAATAA